The proteins below come from a single Candidatus Binatia bacterium genomic window:
- a CDS encoding redoxin family protein, producing the protein MTRPFLVALAFGVLLGSCAPKPMYVRPSSESGVAATVDPSRVHAVLINGGAGKRINYQSHVIHLRQVLEILESSGVPAGQVAVFASDGSNPDPDLATRELRAEGDDGWLLDGTLLESPIGRPMEFVSTEIDGVSLRPATKASLAEWFASEGEALEPGDVVFLYVTDHGTPGSEEAGPRANAISLWGKRENLNVDELADLIEGLPTGVQVVTLMSQCFSGGFAQLAYGTGEATPNGRVCGYFSTTADREAYGCYAENRGDQNVGHSIRFLEGLEGNGRMADAHLFAVVNDHTPDVPLRTSDEYVRELLEHAAWDADQDPVEYADALVVEAWADPGRYQRQIRLVDRIGRSFGFASPRSLAEVDERLDQLPKVSDRLAKHTEAWVAALRDLSRANVTRFLEDNPDWKERLAVDELTGLEAQDARALGSDLVAELGPATRRDRATYRRLHGLRERADTASGASYRMDVREAALLRMQTVLIDVAGEVYLQARASRSEREAFEALRACEDLALPLAEAEPLSDREPFPPYSEDLEVARTVLPAWMGIQFKQAVPALRKEHDLTDGAVTVQKVYPDSPAEAAGIEPGDVILGPPGRHFAEPRQIREWTMLSKVDVPRRLDILRGDDRIQRTLVPGAHPGSFPELPAPPGAGDPAPPLRLSAYRADAPTSLSGNGPHLLFFWATWCVPCKAAVPEVLAYSEATGVPIIAITDETEAQLDPFFEQYEEPFPEAVAMDQNRATSLAYGVSGTPTFVLVGEDGIVRSASTGYNRKKGLAIGGWKWRG; encoded by the coding sequence ATGACTCGCCCGTTCCTCGTCGCGCTCGCCTTCGGCGTCTTGCTCGGCTCGTGTGCGCCGAAGCCGATGTACGTTCGCCCGTCCTCGGAGAGCGGCGTTGCCGCGACCGTCGACCCGTCGCGGGTGCATGCGGTTCTCATCAACGGAGGCGCGGGCAAGAGGATCAACTACCAGTCGCACGTGATTCACCTACGCCAGGTGCTCGAGATCCTCGAGTCGAGCGGCGTCCCGGCCGGCCAGGTCGCGGTCTTCGCGAGCGACGGATCGAATCCCGACCCGGACCTGGCAACGCGAGAACTCCGCGCCGAAGGCGACGACGGCTGGTTGCTCGACGGAACTCTGCTCGAGAGCCCGATCGGGCGACCGATGGAGTTCGTGAGTACGGAGATCGACGGCGTGTCGCTGCGCCCGGCGACCAAGGCTTCGCTCGCCGAGTGGTTCGCGTCCGAGGGCGAGGCGCTCGAGCCGGGGGATGTCGTCTTCTTGTACGTGACCGACCACGGCACGCCCGGCAGCGAAGAGGCGGGTCCGCGGGCAAATGCGATTTCGCTTTGGGGCAAGCGCGAGAACCTCAACGTCGACGAGCTCGCCGATCTGATCGAAGGCCTGCCCACGGGCGTCCAGGTCGTCACGCTGATGTCGCAGTGCTTCTCCGGTGGGTTCGCGCAGCTTGCGTACGGCACGGGGGAGGCAACGCCCAACGGTCGCGTCTGTGGTTACTTCTCGACCACCGCCGATCGAGAAGCCTACGGTTGCTACGCGGAGAACCGCGGCGACCAGAACGTCGGCCACTCGATCCGCTTTCTGGAGGGTCTGGAGGGCAACGGCCGGATGGCCGATGCGCACTTGTTCGCGGTCGTGAACGATCACACCCCGGATGTGCCTCTTCGCACCTCCGACGAGTACGTGCGCGAGCTCCTCGAGCACGCGGCCTGGGACGCAGATCAGGACCCGGTCGAGTACGCCGATGCGCTCGTCGTCGAGGCGTGGGCTGATCCGGGGAGATACCAGCGGCAGATTCGGCTGGTCGATCGCATCGGCCGCAGCTTCGGATTCGCGAGCCCGCGGAGTCTTGCCGAAGTCGATGAGCGACTGGATCAGCTGCCCAAGGTTTCGGATCGTCTCGCGAAGCATACGGAAGCGTGGGTGGCCGCGCTCCGCGACCTCTCGCGCGCGAATGTGACGCGTTTTCTCGAGGACAACCCGGACTGGAAGGAACGTCTGGCCGTCGACGAGCTCACTGGGCTCGAGGCGCAAGACGCCCGCGCTCTCGGCAGTGACCTAGTCGCTGAGCTCGGGCCCGCGACGCGGCGGGACCGCGCGACGTACCGCCGGTTGCACGGGCTCCGAGAGCGGGCCGACACGGCGAGCGGAGCCTCCTATCGCATGGACGTTCGCGAGGCGGCGCTGCTTCGCATGCAAACGGTGCTGATCGACGTCGCAGGGGAGGTGTACCTGCAGGCACGTGCGAGCCGCTCCGAGAGAGAGGCCTTCGAGGCGCTGCGCGCTTGCGAGGATCTCGCCTTGCCGCTCGCCGAAGCGGAGCCGCTGAGCGATCGCGAGCCGTTTCCCCCGTACAGCGAAGATCTAGAAGTTGCGCGCACGGTTCTTCCCGCGTGGATGGGAATCCAGTTCAAGCAGGCCGTCCCCGCCCTTCGGAAGGAACACGATCTCACGGACGGGGCCGTGACCGTTCAGAAGGTCTACCCGGATTCCCCGGCCGAGGCGGCCGGGATCGAGCCTGGCGATGTGATCCTCGGACCGCCCGGCCGCCACTTTGCCGAGCCGCGCCAGATCCGCGAATGGACCATGCTCTCGAAGGTCGACGTGCCCCGGCGGCTCGACATCCTGCGTGGGGACGACCGGATTCAGAGGACGTTGGTTCCCGGTGCCCATCCCGGGAGCTTCCCGGAGCTGCCGGCGCCGCCCGGAGCGGGTGATCCTGCGCCGCCGCTACGGTTGTCGGCCTATCGTGCCGATGCTCCGACCTCCTTGTCGGGTAACGGGCCTCATCTTCTCTTTTTCTGGGCGACCTGGTGCGTACCGTGCAAGGCGGCCGTCCCGGAGGTCCTGGCCTACAGCGAGGCCACCGGTGTACCCATTATCGCCATCACGGATGAGACGGAGGCACAGCTCGATCCGTTTTTTGAACAGTACGAAGAGCCGTTCCCGGAGGCGGTCGCGATGGATCAGAATCGCGCGACTTCCCTGGCGTACGGCGTCAGCGGCACGCCGACCTTCGTGCTCGTCGGAGAGGACGGAATCGTCCGTAGTGCTTCGACGGGATACAACCGAAAGAAGGGTCTGGCGATCGGTGGTTGGAAGTGGAGGGGCTGA
- a CDS encoding choice-of-anchor Q domain-containing protein, translating to MLRRSNLLLTALALFASALTASAGTYKVNTTADSPSVSPGDGKCVSKAGGCSLRAAVQEANASDVGSTISVPSGTYTLSIAPDGENYARSGSLYLAGEITITGQDFLDTIIDGGGVDRVFQIDKSSTINISGVTIRNGAAKGGDGGGILNRGSLTMSESIVTGNKATADPGQSNGRGGGLHNEASATLRTVTFDGNQADGRGGAIYNATTGVLEMTNGRVTSNASLTDDGGGILNAGKLTLAILPVRENRGSNGGGIDNVEGTLSLFDVLVADNTAGSNGGGLRNSGAATLTNVTVGANQAGVSGGGIDNREKGKLVLNNVTIARNTAATQSKGTGGGIENAKGASVSVGNSILAANKVGAAKSDCEGVLGSQGYNLVGTQAGCILSGNATGDLLDVAPALARLATNDGPTPTYAFGADSPAVDAGNPAKPTGSDGSCAEADQRGVERPQAGRPGAPARCDIGAFELKPGT from the coding sequence ATGCTTCGTCGAAGTAATCTCTTACTCACGGCTCTCGCGTTGTTCGCGAGCGCGCTCACCGCGTCGGCGGGAACCTACAAAGTCAATACGACGGCGGACTCGCCGAGCGTGAGCCCGGGCGACGGGAAATGCGTGTCGAAGGCGGGTGGCTGTTCGCTGCGGGCCGCGGTGCAGGAGGCCAACGCCTCGGACGTCGGCTCGACGATCTCGGTCCCGTCGGGGACCTACACACTGTCGATTGCCCCCGACGGCGAGAACTATGCACGTTCCGGAAGTCTGTACCTCGCCGGTGAGATCACCATCACCGGGCAGGACTTCCTCGACACGATCATCGACGGCGGCGGGGTGGACCGCGTTTTCCAGATCGACAAAAGCTCCACGATCAACATCTCCGGCGTCACGATTCGCAACGGCGCCGCGAAGGGCGGCGACGGCGGCGGGATTCTCAACCGCGGAAGCCTGACGATGAGCGAATCCATCGTCACCGGGAACAAGGCCACGGCCGACCCGGGCCAGTCGAATGGCCGTGGGGGCGGACTTCACAACGAGGCGTCGGCGACGCTTAGGACGGTGACGTTCGACGGCAACCAGGCCGATGGCCGCGGTGGGGCGATCTACAACGCGACCACGGGCGTCCTTGAGATGACGAACGGCCGCGTCACGTCGAATGCGTCCCTTACCGACGACGGGGGCGGCATCCTCAATGCAGGGAAGCTCACCCTGGCGATCCTGCCGGTGCGAGAGAACCGAGGCTCAAACGGCGGTGGCATCGACAACGTCGAGGGCACGCTGTCCCTGTTCGACGTTCTCGTGGCCGACAATACCGCAGGGTCCAACGGCGGCGGGTTGCGAAACTCGGGTGCGGCAACGCTGACCAACGTGACGGTCGGGGCGAACCAGGCCGGCGTCTCCGGTGGTGGGATCGACAACCGGGAGAAGGGAAAGCTCGTATTGAACAACGTGACCATTGCGCGCAATACCGCTGCCACGCAGTCCAAGGGAACCGGCGGTGGCATCGAGAACGCGAAGGGCGCGAGCGTTTCGGTCGGGAACAGCATTCTTGCCGCTAACAAGGTCGGCGCTGCGAAGTCGGATTGCGAAGGAGTGCTCGGGTCCCAGGGCTACAACCTGGTCGGCACCCAGGCCGGCTGCATCCTGTCGGGCAACGCGACGGGCGACCTGCTCGACGTCGCGCCGGCGTTGGCCAGGCTCGCTACGAACGATGGTCCGACGCCGACCTATGCGTTCGGGGCGGATAGTCCCGCCGTCGACGCTGGGAACCCGGCGAAGCCCACCGGGAGTGACGGGTCTTGCGCCGAAGCGGATCAACGGGGCGTGGAGCGACCGCAGGCGGGGAGGCCAGGCGCTCCCGCACGGTGTGATATCGGAGCTTTCGAGCTGAAGCCCGGCACCTAG
- a CDS encoding glycosyltransferase: MSVSSDDLGRGRTVLVLTYRWPPQGGGGVQRTLKLVKYLSQLGWRPVVHTVSNPYSRLWDPTLQAEVPPEATVYRTPTLEYESLRAAAGKVASSAIRAVRGKPTKAKSAATSSAVPKASPSGGTEGVREGRRRRGVAGRAEDWIWSRLLIPDPQIVWTAAAFASGLFIANREKPDVLYSSSPPNSLNVLALALAKRLRLPWIADFRDPWTDGLRRRQWYPDHPARQRREEKWERSVFEYANHVLVTTDPARETFVSKYPWCPPERVSVLTNGFDSADFEHAGSGKRLLEPGLLHLSLSGNVETMFDLVPFLHAVRKLLDSDPEARKILRINFLGTKRQPHYDSAIEEYGIADVVRFHAYMPHERVVQLVAESDALMLCQIPAKESGGVKLPGKMFEYLYTRKPILALTIPGVTTSILDSAGVGRVVNPNDVAGIRAELAQFVYEFRHGGIPARANEEVIQTFDRRAQAAEVSHLLDSAIVEGRRGRG; encoded by the coding sequence ATGAGTGTATCGTCCGACGATCTGGGCCGAGGTCGAACCGTCCTCGTGCTGACGTACCGGTGGCCGCCTCAGGGCGGCGGCGGTGTGCAGCGCACGCTCAAGCTGGTGAAGTATCTGTCGCAACTCGGGTGGCGCCCTGTCGTCCACACGGTGTCGAACCCGTACTCGCGGCTGTGGGACCCGACCCTCCAGGCCGAAGTACCGCCGGAGGCGACGGTGTATCGCACGCCGACTCTCGAATACGAGAGCCTTCGAGCGGCCGCCGGCAAAGTCGCCTCCTCGGCGATACGCGCGGTACGCGGCAAGCCGACGAAGGCGAAGTCGGCGGCGACTTCGTCCGCGGTGCCCAAGGCGTCGCCGAGCGGCGGGACGGAAGGGGTCCGGGAAGGGCGACGTCGACGCGGCGTCGCCGGGCGGGCCGAGGACTGGATCTGGTCGCGGCTCCTGATTCCGGATCCACAGATCGTCTGGACGGCCGCGGCGTTCGCGTCGGGGCTGTTCATCGCCAATCGCGAGAAGCCCGACGTTCTGTACTCGAGCTCGCCTCCAAACTCGCTGAACGTGTTGGCACTGGCACTTGCGAAACGGCTGAGGCTGCCTTGGATCGCGGATTTTCGTGACCCGTGGACCGACGGGCTCAGGCGCCGTCAGTGGTATCCTGACCATCCGGCGCGTCAGCGTCGCGAGGAGAAGTGGGAGCGCTCGGTCTTCGAGTACGCGAACCACGTGTTGGTCACGACGGACCCGGCCCGCGAGACGTTCGTCTCGAAGTATCCGTGGTGTCCGCCCGAGCGGGTGAGCGTTCTCACCAATGGTTTCGACTCGGCGGACTTCGAGCACGCCGGCAGCGGCAAGCGGCTTCTCGAGCCGGGGCTGCTTCATCTGAGTCTGTCGGGCAACGTCGAGACCATGTTCGACCTCGTGCCCTTCCTGCATGCGGTGAGAAAGTTGCTCGATTCCGATCCGGAGGCCCGCAAGATCCTGCGGATCAACTTCCTCGGCACGAAGCGACAGCCGCATTACGACTCGGCGATCGAGGAGTACGGGATCGCCGACGTCGTCCGCTTCCACGCGTACATGCCGCACGAGCGGGTAGTTCAGCTCGTGGCGGAGAGTGACGCGCTCATGCTCTGCCAGATCCCGGCGAAAGAGTCCGGCGGCGTGAAGCTTCCCGGAAAGATGTTCGAGTACCTCTATACCCGCAAGCCGATCCTGGCGCTCACGATCCCAGGCGTCACGACGTCGATCCTCGATAGTGCTGGCGTCGGGCGTGTCGTGAACCCGAATGACGTCGCCGGAATCCGTGCCGAGTTGGCGCAGTTCGTCTACGAGTTCCGGCACGGTGGAATTCCGGCTCGCGCGAACGAAGAGGTGATTCAGACGTTCGACCGCCGGGCCCAGGCCGCCGAGGTGTCGCATCTCCTCGACAGCGCTATCGTCGAAGGGCGCCGAGGCCGCGGCTAG
- a CDS encoding MarC family NAAT transporter → MELSVGTGAVLYYAGVTVASLLPIANPFSTSALFLAITPGLSADERNQQAFRAGLYMAAILLIFLVAGALIMRFFGISVSGVRIAGGLVVSFIGFRMLFPQDDTLTEEGRSEATLKHDVAFTPLAMPSLAGPGSIAVILGIAAEIERPIEYIVVGLGIVLTAIVCWLVLRAAGTLVDFLGQNGIDAVARIMGFLLICIGVQFVAFGVRDFIIDPAFWSPTPMALPVPEAPPPG, encoded by the coding sequence ATGGAACTCTCCGTCGGAACCGGCGCCGTGCTCTACTACGCCGGTGTCACGGTCGCATCGCTGCTGCCGATCGCGAACCCGTTCAGCACCTCGGCGCTCTTCCTCGCGATCACGCCGGGACTCTCGGCCGACGAGCGAAACCAGCAGGCCTTCCGCGCCGGCTTATACATGGCGGCCATTCTCTTGATCTTCCTCGTCGCCGGCGCCCTCATCATGCGCTTCTTCGGGATCTCCGTCTCCGGGGTCCGGATCGCCGGCGGGCTCGTCGTGAGCTTCATCGGGTTCCGGATGCTCTTCCCGCAAGACGACACCCTCACCGAAGAGGGACGCAGTGAGGCGACGCTGAAGCACGACGTCGCGTTCACCCCGCTCGCAATGCCGAGCCTCGCCGGCCCCGGCTCGATCGCCGTGATCCTCGGCATCGCCGCCGAGATCGAGCGCCCGATCGAATACATCGTCGTCGGGCTCGGGATCGTGCTCACGGCGATCGTGTGTTGGCTCGTCCTGCGCGCGGCCGGGACGCTGGTCGACTTCCTCGGCCAGAACGGAATCGATGCCGTTGCGCGGATCATGGGCTTTCTTCTGATCTGCATCGGCGTGCAGTTCGTCGCCTTCGGGGTGCGCGACTTCATCATCGACCCGGCGTTCTGGTCGCCCACACCTATGGCTCTTCCCGTGCCCGAGGCACCACCGCCGGGCTGA
- a CDS encoding MBL fold metallo-hydrolase: MWFNPTVAMDLTCLGTGDAFGSLGRHNAGYLVETSHTTLLLDAGPSVLIALKALGRCPSEIDAITISHLHGDHFAGIPFMLLDYTYDSRRQRPLEIIGPPGLEERVYTLYQTLYSERRGETLPFPVRFTEMRDTSAYEVADTRIESFHVPHQEKELSLGHRVSAGGTSIVYSGDTPWTDDLIKQSSGADLFLCECSAFDSEVPRHVRYVELEQNLQRLECKDLMLIHLGSEVRKRSSEIDLTLADDGVKKTVG; this comes from the coding sequence ATGTGGTTCAATCCGACTGTGGCCATGGACCTCACCTGCCTCGGGACCGGCGACGCGTTCGGATCACTCGGCCGACACAACGCGGGCTATCTGGTCGAAACCAGCCACACGACGCTCCTCCTCGACGCCGGACCGAGCGTCCTGATCGCCCTCAAGGCCCTCGGGCGCTGCCCGAGCGAGATCGACGCGATCACGATCAGCCACCTTCATGGCGACCACTTCGCGGGGATCCCGTTCATGCTCCTCGACTACACCTACGACTCTCGCCGCCAGCGCCCCCTCGAGATCATCGGACCGCCGGGACTCGAAGAGCGCGTCTATACGCTGTATCAAACGCTCTACTCCGAGCGCCGTGGCGAGACGCTCCCTTTTCCGGTCCGCTTCACCGAGATGCGGGACACGTCCGCGTACGAGGTCGCCGACACCAGGATCGAGAGCTTCCACGTCCCGCATCAGGAGAAGGAACTCTCACTCGGCCATCGCGTCTCCGCCGGCGGAACGTCCATCGTCTACTCGGGCGACACGCCCTGGACGGACGACCTGATCAAGCAGTCCAGCGGTGCGGACCTCTTCCTCTGCGAGTGCTCCGCCTTCGACAGCGAGGTGCCGCGACACGTGCGTTATGTCGAACTAGAGCAGAATCTACAGCGACTGGAGTGCAAGGACCTGATGCTCATCCATCTCGGCAGTGAAGTCCGCAAGCGCAGCTCCGAGATCGATCTCACCCTCGCCGACGACGGCGTCAAAAAGACGGTCGGCTAG
- a CDS encoding methyltransferase domain-containing protein produces MASRRKERARQPSGEELELEVERLVNGPGAMGHAPDGRVVFLSEGLPGERVRAQVQSGKSNYLRARVVRVLGEAAADRRAPPCPVVTLCGGCPWQELEYEAQVVAKQDVVLREIERACRTRPEEVHDPIVGSQWRARHRIRLAVGRAGGGAPIVGYRGRGKHEIVPIEDCPIAREELSAALPLARGLAEREKTVREIELSVDDRGVVRLRGVCSPGKPPEAERLFGELTDLARRSEPPCPAPAGIAFEPAESSARWRTEAGDVLQRIVVASDMEIGVPLGVFTQVNADLNARLVAAVVGEVAGAGGRNVVDLYCGAGNFSLPLARAGVNVFGIDADDRAIAAARASAAKLGLDDRARFDTRVADDLALAGIESPPDVVVLDPPRTGAAPVLSAVLAARPSVLVYVSCDVATFARDARRFLAEGWSFSSLRLIDLTPQTYRAEVLGVFRLTW; encoded by the coding sequence ATGGCGTCGCGGAGGAAGGAACGAGCCCGGCAACCCTCGGGCGAGGAATTGGAGCTCGAGGTGGAGCGGCTCGTGAACGGTCCAGGTGCGATGGGACACGCGCCGGACGGACGGGTCGTGTTCCTCTCTGAGGGCCTGCCGGGCGAGCGCGTTCGGGCGCAGGTACAAAGCGGCAAGAGCAACTACCTCCGAGCGCGGGTCGTGCGCGTCCTGGGGGAAGCCGCGGCCGACCGGCGGGCGCCGCCGTGTCCGGTCGTCACCCTTTGCGGGGGCTGTCCGTGGCAGGAGTTGGAGTACGAGGCGCAGGTGGTGGCAAAACAGGACGTCGTGCTGCGTGAAATCGAGCGCGCGTGTCGCACGCGGCCCGAAGAGGTCCACGACCCGATCGTGGGTTCGCAGTGGCGCGCTCGCCACCGGATCCGACTCGCTGTGGGGCGCGCCGGCGGTGGCGCGCCGATCGTCGGTTACCGGGGCCGCGGAAAACACGAGATCGTGCCGATCGAGGATTGCCCGATCGCCCGGGAAGAGCTCTCTGCGGCACTGCCCCTGGCGCGCGGCCTCGCCGAGCGGGAGAAGACGGTTCGAGAGATCGAGCTGTCGGTGGACGACCGTGGTGTCGTGCGCTTGCGCGGTGTCTGCTCGCCGGGAAAACCACCCGAGGCCGAGCGCCTCTTCGGGGAACTCACGGACCTCGCCCGGAGAAGTGAGCCGCCGTGCCCTGCGCCCGCGGGGATCGCGTTCGAGCCGGCGGAGTCCTCGGCGCGTTGGCGTACCGAAGCGGGAGACGTGCTTCAGCGCATCGTCGTCGCCTCGGACATGGAGATCGGCGTTCCGCTGGGTGTGTTCACCCAGGTCAATGCGGATCTGAACGCGCGGTTGGTCGCTGCGGTCGTCGGTGAGGTCGCGGGTGCGGGCGGGCGAAACGTCGTTGACCTCTACTGCGGCGCCGGCAATTTCAGTCTGCCTCTCGCGCGCGCGGGCGTGAACGTTTTCGGAATCGATGCGGACGATCGAGCGATCGCCGCGGCGCGCGCTTCAGCCGCGAAGCTCGGTCTCGATGATCGCGCGCGGTTCGACACGAGGGTCGCAGATGACCTGGCTCTTGCGGGGATCGAGAGCCCTCCGGACGTCGTCGTTCTCGATCCCCCGCGGACCGGCGCGGCTCCGGTCTTGTCGGCGGTTCTCGCGGCGCGTCCGTCCGTCCTCGTGTACGTGTCGTGCGACGTCGCGACGTTCGCCCGGGATGCGCGACGGTTTTTGGCAGAGGGCTGGAGCTTCTCGTCCTTACGGCTCATCGACCTCACGCCGCAGACGTATCGTGCCGAAGTGCTAGGTGTATTCAGGTTGACTTGGTAA
- a CDS encoding ABA4-like family protein, producing the protein MTADTLFTICNNGVLPAWLLLVFAPGWEWTQRIVHGIWIPLLLGGVYTGIALMGPGAPEGSGFGSLPEVMRLFTSPEGALAGWVHYLVFDLFVGAWEVRDARRREISHLWVAPCLVLTLMLGPAGLVAYLLLRFVRTGATDLVEA; encoded by the coding sequence ATGACTGCCGACACGCTCTTCACGATCTGCAACAATGGGGTCCTCCCCGCCTGGCTTTTGCTCGTGTTTGCTCCGGGGTGGGAGTGGACCCAGCGGATCGTTCACGGGATCTGGATCCCGCTCTTGCTTGGCGGGGTGTACACGGGCATCGCCCTGATGGGGCCTGGGGCGCCCGAGGGTTCCGGCTTCGGAAGTCTGCCCGAGGTCATGCGTCTCTTCACCTCGCCCGAGGGCGCACTCGCCGGCTGGGTGCACTACCTGGTCTTCGATCTGTTCGTAGGCGCCTGGGAAGTGCGCGATGCGCGGCGGCGCGAAATCTCGCACCTATGGGTCGCGCCGTGTTTGGTGCTGACCCTGATGCTGGGGCCGGCTGGTTTGGTCGCGTATCTCTTGCTCCGGTTTGTGCGGACGGGCGCAACAGACCTCGTCGAAGCGTAA
- a CDS encoding Rieske 2Fe-2S domain-containing protein, with the protein MLAAIVPGVTTPADPAPKGTRVCRADEIEDGKSQKFRVPDGDRQVECFVVRHDGDLNAYVNECRHVAMTLDWVENQFFTEDGNYLMCPTHGAWYLPNTGECVAGPPCGKLLHRVPLVERDGEVFALTPEWRSGTTS; encoded by the coding sequence GTGCTCGCAGCTATCGTGCCCGGGGTGACGACACCGGCCGACCCCGCCCCGAAGGGCACCCGCGTGTGCCGAGCCGACGAGATCGAGGACGGCAAATCGCAGAAGTTCCGCGTGCCCGACGGCGACCGGCAGGTCGAGTGTTTCGTTGTACGACATGACGGGGACCTGAACGCCTACGTGAACGAGTGCCGCCACGTCGCCATGACGCTCGACTGGGTCGAGAACCAGTTCTTCACCGAAGACGGCAACTATCTCATGTGCCCAACGCACGGCGCCTGGTACCTCCCCAACACCGGAGAGTGCGTCGCCGGACCACCCTGCGGCAAGCTCCTACACCGTGTCCCACTCGTCGAACGCGACGGCGAGGTCTTCGCTCTGACACCCGAGTGGCGCTCGGGAACCACGTCCTAG
- a CDS encoding DUF455 family protein gives MKRFIHHQELARDSRFVRQDNTLSTVMSELPDEVDKVVEVFEAFDPMIEKAIRGTSAEPLYDEHGPSFALVALNDPLKGTDKAVNIRLMMRMHGIFAGELQALEGAGRSLWDFPDAPWEFKMNMARQCWDEARHVQIFEKLLDHVGATPGMYPESTFLFECACSDDPAMRVAGVNRGLEGLACDVFRDMIRFAEEIGDEKMKQAIDYVLADELTHVRFGSEWVREFTKGDPERYERAQDFRRQVDKQFSFGGSRSDREDAAIPIATEVRREAGFTEDELSELSTLSAGGPSRETIKAASKILRERHKAKLATRANDGASA, from the coding sequence ATGAAGCGGTTCATTCATCACCAAGAGCTCGCCCGCGATTCGCGGTTCGTCCGACAGGACAACACTCTTTCGACCGTCATGTCGGAGCTGCCCGACGAGGTCGACAAGGTCGTCGAGGTCTTCGAGGCGTTCGACCCGATGATCGAGAAGGCAATACGCGGCACGTCCGCAGAGCCCCTGTACGATGAACACGGACCTTCGTTCGCGCTGGTCGCGCTAAACGATCCGCTCAAGGGGACCGACAAGGCCGTCAACATTCGGCTCATGATGCGGATGCACGGCATCTTCGCTGGCGAGCTGCAAGCGCTCGAGGGCGCCGGGCGCTCGCTCTGGGATTTCCCCGACGCTCCCTGGGAATTCAAGATGAACATGGCGCGCCAGTGTTGGGACGAGGCGCGGCACGTGCAGATCTTCGAGAAGCTTCTCGACCACGTCGGTGCGACGCCGGGCATGTACCCAGAGAGCACGTTCCTATTCGAGTGTGCGTGCTCCGACGATCCCGCGATGCGGGTCGCGGGCGTGAACCGCGGTCTCGAAGGCCTCGCGTGCGACGTCTTTCGCGACATGATCCGGTTTGCGGAGGAAATCGGTGACGAGAAGATGAAGCAGGCGATCGACTACGTCCTCGCCGACGAGCTCACCCACGTACGCTTCGGCAGCGAGTGGGTGCGAGAATTCACCAAGGGCGATCCGGAGCGCTACGAGCGCGCCCAGGACTTCCGTCGCCAGGTCGACAAGCAGTTCAGCTTCGGAGGCTCTCGCTCCGACCGCGAAGACGCCGCCATCCCAATCGCCACGGAGGTTCGCAGGGAAGCCGGCTTCACCGAAGACGAGCTGTCCGAGTTGTCGACGCTCTCGGCCGGCGGGCCGTCCCGCGAAACGATCAAAGCCGCATCCAAGATCCTGCGCGAGCGTCACAAGGCCAAGCTCGCCACCCGCGCCAACGACGGAGCTTCGGCATGA
- a CDS encoding cytochrome c: protein MAHPSSPCFAGVLAAALVFAAAPAGAAPDVANGKKKFDGICVQCHRSDGEGMTGMGMNLTEAPLVKTGSVGAIAKFIATGHPPTKDYPLGMPPGGGESLSAADRTDIAAYLKTLAK, encoded by the coding sequence ATGGCCCACCCATCGTCTCCGTGCTTCGCCGGCGTCCTCGCGGCCGCCCTGGTCTTCGCCGCGGCGCCCGCGGGCGCCGCTCCGGATGTCGCCAACGGCAAGAAGAAGTTCGACGGGATCTGCGTTCAGTGCCACCGCTCGGACGGCGAAGGCATGACCGGCATGGGGATGAACCTGACAGAGGCGCCGCTCGTGAAAACCGGGAGCGTCGGGGCAATCGCCAAGTTCATCGCCACCGGGCACCCGCCCACGAAGGACTACCCGCTGGGCATGCCCCCGGGCGGCGGCGAGAGCCTCTCCGCCGCGGATCGGACCGACATCGCGGCGTACCTCAAGACCCTCGCGAAATAG